DNA sequence from the Deltaproteobacteria bacterium genome:
TTACCCGCTGTCATCGCTGTCAGAGTATAGAGGAATTAGTCAATTTAGTCTTTGCTTGGCTGCAAAAACGCCGGTCCTTCCCGGTGGAACGTCAGGTGTATGCGCTTCCCCTCGCCGCCTAGCACTTTCCATCGAGTGAGTTTCTATTTAGGAATAGCTTGAGATAGTGCGTCCAAATGGACTCGTAAATGAGGCCTGAGAAACCGGAAAAAGCGAAGATCACGAAAATCAGGTTGCGAACGCCATGACTGGACTCGTGGATCACCTCGGAGTCAGGACAAGGGGGGGCAACATGGGGGGACGGAACCGCAACTTGAAGAGGAGGTGGTCCACCAGGTGCTGCAGCAGCTTCTGTTTCTACCGTGGGAATTTGAGTGACTTGCATAATACCCCCCGAAGGTGATCAATCGAGTTCCACCCTGCGATGATCTCTACGGAAGACACATCGGAAAGCGGGATGAAATCTTAAAGAAGAAAGTGAGTGTGGCAGCGAACGCAATGTTCGATGGAAAAAGGAGACGACCTCTTCGTTAGGACAGGTGATACTTGTGTAAACGATGACGAAGGGAACGATAGTTTATGCCGAGTACTTCTGCTGCCTTCTTTTGTACTCCCCCAGCCTTTTCGAGAGCAGCTCGAAGAATGGTTTGCTCGTACGCTTCTAGCTCCGCATCTAAACTGACTCCTTTACTGAAGAAGTCGGTAGATGTTTCCTGACTGCTTGCCTTCTGTGCTGTGCTGTTCGATGAGCTCTCTATATGAATACGGCTCAGTGTATGGAGATGTGCGGTAAGGTCTTTACTACGAATGATGTCCTCTTCTGCCATAGTTACAGCGTGTTGGATAATATTCTCCAACTCGCGGATATTCCCGGGATAGTGATAATCGAGCAAAATGCGCATGGCTTGCGGAGAGATCTGGGGAAGACTCTTCCCGCTTGCACTAGCGAACCGAACAAGAAAATGGTGGATCAATAGTGGTAAATCCCCAGGACGTTCTCGTAAGGGAGGTAAGGAAAGGGAAATGACATTGAGTCTATAAAAAAGATCTTGCCGAAACCGTCCTGCTGTAACTTCTGCTTCAAGGTCACGATTTGTTGCTGCAATGACACGAACATCGACGTGTACCCCTTTGTTGCTACCGATCGGAGTCACTTCTCGTTCTTGAAGGACACGCAAAAGTTTCACTTGCATTGACAAGGGAAGCTCACCGATTTCATCAAGAAAAAGGGTGCCGCCATGCGCTTCACGAAAAAGACCTAGTCGATTAGTCGTTGCTCCGGTAAACGATCCTTTGAGATGACCAAAGAGTTCACTCTCTATGAGTGACTCTGGAATGGCACCACAATTTACGGGGATAAAGACGTGCTTGGCACGTTGCCCCTCGTTATGAACTGCTTGTGCAACCAACTCTTTCCCTGTACCGCTCTCGCCAACAATAAGCACTGTGCTGGTGCTGTCCGCGACTTTTGTGATGAGTTGATAAACTTTATTCATCACTTCGCTGCGTCCAATTAAGCCAGCAAATGCTTCTACGCGTTCTCCCTCACTCCAGACGACAGTGTATTCTGCTTCCTGCGCGGCGTGCAGGCTGCGTTCGAGCGCCTTGATGCTTGTGATATCCTGAATGCTGTATAACATTCCGATCCCATTACCATAGGTGTCGTTCAGTGCTGAGCATGTCAGGCGGAGAACTCGTTCGCTATTGTCGTCGTGCCCTTGAAAAGTAAACTCAAACGGCTTTTCTGTGATTTTTGTTTCCGGTAGTGTTGGAAAGTGCTCGACAATTGCTTTCCCGAGCAAAGTATCGACTGGAGTTCCAGTAATCTCCCCAACTGCGCTGTTGGCATACTCGATAATGCCCTTGCTGTTAGTAATTAGCAGTCCACTTTCGAGATGTTGAACCACTCCTTGGTAGAGAGAGGAAAGATGACCGAATTCGAGATCCCGTTCGGCCAAAAGCTTTTCGACTTGAAACACCCGAAGGGTGAGGTAGCTACCGAGAAACGCGATGACGTAAAAGGAGACTAGAATGCCAGTAAGGCGCACGGTTAAGGCAAGACCTGGAGTGGGGCTCGCGAGTAAAAAGGCTGATGAGCTAAATTATGAGTAAGGAAGAATCCCATAGTACAGCAGATCAATTATCCCGCCATAGCAAAGTGTTGCTACTGTTGCGGCAACCACTGCTCCACGGCGAAAGAGAAGAAATGCGGCATTAAGGATGGCAAGGTGGTAAAGGAAAACGAAAGGACTCACAATCCCACCTGTGACTACAATAATACCCGTAATAAAAAGCGGGTCAAAAAACACTTGCGTATAGGCCAAAACCGCAAGGTCACGTACCTTTGTAACAAGGAGTCCTGAGGCGAGAGAGACGAGATTAGTGAAAACGAGAACACTCAGGAGCATACGCTCGGCAGGCGAGGCAAAGCTCCTGTGTTGATAGGAAAGAAAGACCGCTCCGAGTAGGCACGTGGTGATAACGACTCGGAGAAAGAGAAACCACGAGAAGCGCTGGCGCAGAGCGGTCTGCGAGTCCGACATAGTCTGAGCCGTTGATAATCGAACCCATTTTAAAGATCGGCATGTACATCGCGACTACGAGCCCACCAATCACGATACCAAGGAAGGCAATGACCATTGGTTCCATCATCGCAGTCAAGTTGTTGACAGCATTATCGACTTCGTCATCATAGAAGTCGGCAATTTTATTGAGCATGGAATCAAGCGCGCCAGTTGTCTCTCCGACATTGACCATTTGGCAGACCATTGGGGGAAGCACTTGGCTGGCGAGCAGCGGCTCGGTAAGTGTTTTCCCTTCGCTAATACTCTGCCGCGCGTTGAGAATTGCTTTCTCTACAACTTTATTGCCTGCGGTTTTTCCCGTGATGAGGAGCGAATCAAGAACTGGGACGCCGGAGGAGAGCAACGTTGCCAGGGTGCGAGTGAATCGTGCAACTGCAGCTTTGCGGATAAGTGTTCCGAAAATTGGCAGCTTCAGCAAGAACCCGTCTATAGCAAAGCGCCCCTTCTCGGTTTTGTACCACATTCGTATAGCTATAACGATCGCAATCCAGAAGGCAATGATATACTTGAGATAGGCGATGGTAACGTAACTGAGGTTGATGGCGATTTGCGTTGGGAGAGGGAGAGCCTTTCCAAAACTAGAAAACATGTCTGAGAAAGTTGGTATAACAAAGATGAGCAGAATTGCAGTGACGATGACCGCGACAGAAACGATACTGATCGGGTAGATCATCGCCCCTTTGATTTTGGCTTTCAGTTTGATCGCCTTTTCCATATAGCCAGACAGGCGCTGAAGAATAGTATCGAGAATACCGCCGATCTCCCCAGCATGGACCATGTTGGTGTACAGATTGTCGAATTGCTTGGGGTGTTTGGCGAGTGAATCGGCGAAAGTGGTTCCCCCTTCGACATCAAGCTTAATCTGCCTGATGACTTTACTAAAAGTCTTATTTTCACTTTGCTGGGCAAGGATGTCGAGCGACTGCACAATGGGCAGGCCGGCGTCGATCATGGTCGCGAGCTGGCGGGTAAAGATAACGATATCTTTCGGGGCGACTTTTTCGCCAAACCCTGGGATCTTGATCTCCTGATCGAATTTCCCTTTTGCCCGGATTTTATTGGTTTTGGGGCGAATGCGCTGAGCACGAAGACGAGAGACTACTGCGTCTTTCGAGGCAGCTTCCATCTCACCCTGTACTGACTCGCCGTTGGGGCCGACACCTTGCCAAATAAAAATTGCCATAGATACCTCGGGTTCTGGAAGTAGTAGGTGATGTTTCGTGTATCGGAAGAGGTGAGGTTTCTCTTTAGCATGGCAGAGAGAACTCCTTTTCCCTGCTCTTTACAATGGGAGAGGGTGGATAGGCAAGAGTCCTGAGGAAAATTATAAGAAATGAGAAACTGCCTCTTTCCTACAGAGGCTATCGGCAAGTCAGCCCAGAAATTGAGTATCAAAGACGTAGTATGGGTGCTACTGAAGAGCATGCTGTAACGCCCGCTTCATTATCTGCAACGGCGCTGGCACCCCCGTCCACAACGCGAAGGCCAATGCGCCTTGATGGAGTAGCATTGTTCGCCCGTCGAGTGTGGGACGCCGCCCTCTTCTCGCGGGTTGCAGGAATGAGGTGGGTTTTGGTCGATACAGCAGATCGTAGAATAAGCACATGCGTGGAGTTTCAGCATAGGCAAGTGGAAAAAAGTCTTCATCATGGAGACCGACTGAGGTGCTGTTAATGATCAGGGATGCACGTTCTAGTAACTGCGAGTTTTGTAGCGCGGCTAAGGGGAGTGCCGTTACTTCAGTTTGACTCACATGACGATAACTCCGCACAAGTGCTCGTGCATTCGCGAGGGTTCGGTTGACAATCGTGATCGGTCCGTATCCAGCACGGAGTAACGAGACCAATACTGCGCGAGCCGATCCTCCAGCACCAATCAATATGACTTCTCCTTGCTTTGGCGAGAGTCCATATTCTTTCAATGATTGCAGAAAACCACGACCATCGGTGTTATCACCGAAGAGATGACCGTCACGGTTCACGACGGTATTCACGGCGCCGCAGAGTTTCGCTTCTTCGCTGAGCGAGTCGAGATAGCGAACAATCTGTTCTTTGTGCGGAACCGTGACATTCACCCCAGCAAGATTGAGCGCTCGGATGCTGTGGACTGCGCGAGCAAGATCGGACGGATGGACGAGGAGAGGCACGTAGACGTACGGCAGTTTACACGCTTGGAACGCGGCATTTTGCATTGCTGGCGAACGCGTATGGCTAATCGGGTCGCCGAAGATACCGACGATGCGAGTCTGTCCTGTGATGCTTGTTGTTGCCATACAGCCAATTGTGGATAGGCGATCTAGGTGTTGGGGATTATGTGCTGGGTGCTAGGTAAAGAGTGGGTTTTCCCAGCATCTAGCACCTAACCCCTAGCCCCTTCTAAGCAGAAGCAGAGAACGCCATCTCTCCTGCTCTTTGCTTTCGCGCTCCGCGGGATTTCTTCTCAGTTTGAGCTTCCCGCAACGCTGCATGGGCCGCCGCCAGGCGCGCAATCGGTACACGATACGGCGAACAGGAGACGTAGTCTAACCCTGTACGATGGCAGAAGTCGACCGATGCTGGGTCGCCACCATGTTCACCGCAAATACCAATCTTGAGGTCGACGCGTGTCGCTCGTCCTTTCTGGACCGCAAGATCAATCAATTGGCCAACCCCGCTTTGGTCAAGCGAGACAAAAGGGTCTTGCGGAACAATCCCTTGGAGGATGTATTCAGGCAGGAATTTAGCGGAGTCGTCACGACTCACTCCCAGTGTCATCTGCGTAAGATCGTTGGTGCCAAAGGAGAAAAACTCCGCACTCTGGGCGATGGTGTCTGCGGCAATCGCTGCGCGTGGCACTTCGATCATCGTGCCGACGGTGAATGAAACGGTTACGCCTTTTCGGCGGGTCACGTCCTGACAGACCTGGACAATACGCTCACGCAAGATCTCAAGTTCGCGTTTGAAACCGACGAGCGGCACCATAATCTCAGGGATGACGTGAACGCCTTCACTCACGAGTTCGCACGCAGCTTCCATAATAGCGCGAGATTGCACTTCGTAAATCTCTGGGAACGTCACTCCCAAACGACAGCCACGATGGCCTAACATGGGGTTGGCTTCATGCAGGGCGTTGCGTTTGGTGCGCAAGCGATCGGCGGAAACCCCAAGCTTGGTGGCGAGATCGTGGATTTCTTCTTCAGTATGGGGAAGAAATTCATGTAGCGGTGGATCAAGCAAACGGATAGTGACAGGCAGTCCAGCCATAGCGCGCAAAATACCGAGAAAATCCGCCTTCTGCATGGGCAGGATTTTCTCTAATGCACGTACGCGACCAGCAGTATCTTCAGCCAGAATCATTTCACGTACAGCATCGATGCGGTCACCTTCAAAGAACATATGTTCAGTGCGACACAGACCAATGCCTTCCGCCCCGAATGCGCGAGCGACGCGTGCATCATGAGGCGTGTCAGCGTTAGCTCGCACTTTTAGGCGCCGGAAGCGATCTGCCCAGCTCATGAACTCTTTGAATTCTGGCGTATCGGGGTTAGGGTCGCGAGTCGGCACTTTCCCGCGGAAGACTTCGCCGGTGGACCCTTCGAGCGTGATCCACTCGCCCGCGCGGATAACCGTGCTAGAGCCACGAATGGCAAATTGCTGTTGTTCGTAATCGACTTCTAAGGCTTCACAACCGACCACTGCGCATTTGCCCATGCCGCGACTGACCAGCGCAGCGTGAGAACTGGCGCCACCACGCGCAGTAAGAATCCCTTGAGCGGCGTGCATACCGTTAATATCATCTGGTGAGGTTTCAATGCGCACGAGAATGACTTTTTCACCTTTATGCGCTTCGGCTTCGGCATCTTCGGCAGAAAAGACCACTTTGCCACTTACCGCACCGGGCGAAGCAGGTAAGCCACGGGCAATACGCTCTTTAGTAGCATTGGGATCAAGGGTAGGGTGCAGGAGCTGATCAAGTTGTGCAGGAGAGACACGTAACACCGCAGTCTTTTCGTCAATAACACCAGCGTGCACCATATCGACGGCAATTTTCATGGCAGCGGCGGTCGTGCGTTTGCCTGCTCGAGTTTGCAGCATCCACAAGTGGCCACCCTGAACGGTGAACTCAATGTCTTGCGCGTCTTTGTAATGCGACTCCAGCGTGTTGGCGATATTTTGGAGGGTCGCGAAACTTTCTGGCATCCGTTCTTCAAGAGAAGGATACACCTGCGCCCGCTCTTCATCTGAACGCCCTTCGCGGTGTGCGCGCTCGCGCGATGCTTGTAGGGTAATTTGTTGGGGGGTGCGAATACCCGCAACAACATCTTCCCCTTGCGCATTGACTAAGAAATCGCCGTTCAACGCATTCTCACC
Encoded proteins:
- a CDS encoding PAS domain S-box protein, which encodes MRLTGILVSFYVIAFLGSYLTLRVFQVEKLLAERDLEFGHLSSLYQGVVQHLESGLLITNSKGIIEYANSAVGEITGTPVDTLLGKAIVEHFPTLPETKITEKPFEFTFQGHDDNSERVLRLTCSALNDTYGNGIGMLYSIQDITSIKALERSLHAAQEAEYTVVWSEGERVEAFAGLIGRSEVMNKVYQLITKVADSTSTVLIVGESGTGKELVAQAVHNEGQRAKHVFIPVNCGAIPESLIESELFGHLKGSFTGATTNRLGLFREAHGGTLFLDEIGELPLSMQVKLLRVLQEREVTPIGSNKGVHVDVRVIAATNRDLEAEVTAGRFRQDLFYRLNVISLSLPPLRERPGDLPLLIHHFLVRFASASGKSLPQISPQAMRILLDYHYPGNIRELENIIQHAVTMAEEDIIRSKDLTAHLHTLSRIHIESSSNSTAQKASSQETSTDFFSKGVSLDAELEAYEQTILRAALEKAGGVQKKAAEVLGINYRSLRHRLHKYHLS
- a CDS encoding type II secretion system F family protein, coding for MAIFIWQGVGPNGESVQGEMEAASKDAVVSRLRAQRIRPKTNKIRAKGKFDQEIKIPGFGEKVAPKDIVIFTRQLATMIDAGLPIVQSLDILAQQSENKTFSKVIRQIKLDVEGGTTFADSLAKHPKQFDNLYTNMVHAGEIGGILDTILQRLSGYMEKAIKLKAKIKGAMIYPISIVSVAVIVTAILLIFVIPTFSDMFSSFGKALPLPTQIAINLSYVTIAYLKYIIAFWIAIVIAIRMWYKTEKGRFAIDGFLLKLPIFGTLIRKAAVARFTRTLATLLSSGVPVLDSLLITGKTAGNKVVEKAILNARQSISEGKTLTEPLLASQVLPPMVCQMVNVGETTGALDSMLNKIADFYDDEVDNAVNNLTAMMEPMVIAFLGIVIGGLVVAMYMPIFKMGSIINGSDYVGLADRSAPALLVVSLSPSRYHHVPTRSGLSFLSTQELCLACRAYAPECSRFH
- a CDS encoding shikimate dehydrogenase, which codes for MATTSITGQTRIVGIFGDPISHTRSPAMQNAAFQACKLPYVYVPLLVHPSDLARAVHSIRALNLAGVNVTVPHKEQIVRYLDSLSEEAKLCGAVNTVVNRDGHLFGDNTDGRGFLQSLKEYGLSPKQGEVILIGAGGSARAVLVSLLRAGYGPITIVNRTLANARALVRSYRHVSQTEVTALPLAALQNSQLLERASLIINSTSVGLHDEDFFPLAYAETPRMCLFYDLLYRPKPTSFLQPARRGRRPTLDGRTMLLHQGALAFALWTGVPAPLQIMKRALQHALQ
- a CDS encoding pyruvate, phosphate dikinase — encoded protein: MAEYTWNGQAQKARKVRYVYSFGGGKADGNASMNWLLGGKGANLAEMAGLGLPVPPGMTISTEVCTYYYANGRKYPEELAQQVQKGLARIEKIMKRRFGDAANPLLLSVRSGARVSMPGMMDTVLNLGLNDDTVQGLIQQSGNPRFAYDCYRRFVQMYGDVVLGLKPESKTERDPFEKILEEKKAARGIELDTDLSVDDLKELVAEFKATIYDRLHIQFPDNPQEQLWGAIGAVFGSWQNPRAITYRKIENIPDEWGTAVTVQTMVFGNLGDDCATGVAFTRDLSNGENALNGDFLVNAQGEDVVAGIRTPQQITLQASRERAHREGRSDEERAQVYPSLEERMPESFATLQNIANTLESHYKDAQDIEFTVQGGHLWMLQTRAGKRTTAAAMKIAVDMVHAGVIDEKTAVLRVSPAQLDQLLHPTLDPNATKERIARGLPASPGAVSGKVVFSAEDAEAEAHKGEKVILVRIETSPDDINGMHAAQGILTARGGASSHAALVSRGMGKCAVVGCEALEVDYEQQQFAIRGSSTVIRAGEWITLEGSTGEVFRGKVPTRDPNPDTPEFKEFMSWADRFRRLKVRANADTPHDARVARAFGAEGIGLCRTEHMFFEGDRIDAVREMILAEDTAGRVRALEKILPMQKADFLGILRAMAGLPVTIRLLDPPLHEFLPHTEEEIHDLATKLGVSADRLRTKRNALHEANPMLGHRGCRLGVTFPEIYEVQSRAIMEAACELVSEGVHVIPEIMVPLVGFKRELEILRERIVQVCQDVTRRKGVTVSFTVGTMIEVPRAAIAADTIAQSAEFFSFGTNDLTQMTLGVSRDDSAKFLPEYILQGIVPQDPFVSLDQSGVGQLIDLAVQKGRATRVDLKIGICGEHGGDPASVDFCHRTGLDYVSCSPYRVPIARLAAAHAALREAQTEKKSRGARKQRAGEMAFSASA